One Deltaproteobacteria bacterium DNA window includes the following coding sequences:
- the dnaK gene encoding molecular chaperone DnaK, translating to MSRAVGIDLGTTNSCVAVLVSDDPVVIPNAEGSRTTPSIVAFTEAGDRLVGQIAKRQAVTNPENTISAVKRLIGRKFSDAEVQRMRESAAYSIVGADNGDARVRVRGRDYSPPEISAIVLTKMKEIAEAYLGETVTDAVITVPAYFDDAQRQATKDAGRIAGLNVLRIINEPTAAALAYGFQEGKAERVAVYDLGGGTFDISILELKSGVFEVKATSGDTFLGGEDFDARIIDHLAEVFSKVNEGLDLRRDKMALQRLREAAEKAKHELSAALETDVNLPFIAASGTGTPLHLTTSLTRAKLESLTDDLVERTLEPCRVALKDAGVTVKDVQEVILVGGQTRMPRVQERAAEFFGRKPNKRVDPDEVVAIGAAIQSGVIRGEVQEVLLLDVTPLSLGVETAGGVFTRLIPKNTTIPTRKSEIFSTAVDNQPLVNVHVLQGEREMASDNKSLAHFQLLGIPPAPRGVPQIQVTFDLDANGIVNVGAKDLGSGKEQSVRVVPTSGLTEAEIQRIIGEAESHKEEDVRKKEVADLRNAAETLIYTTEGAVREYSDMLSATDLSDIQQDLVRCKEMLARGSTEELRKAIEQLQDSSYRFAAVMYDEKGGGASEGA from the coding sequence ATGAGCCGCGCGGTTGGCATCGATCTCGGAACGACGAACTCGTGCGTGGCGGTGCTCGTCAGCGACGACCCGGTGGTGATCCCCAACGCGGAGGGGAGCCGCACCACTCCTTCCATCGTGGCCTTCACGGAGGCAGGTGACCGGCTGGTGGGGCAGATCGCCAAGCGTCAGGCGGTGACGAACCCGGAGAACACCATCAGTGCGGTCAAGCGGCTGATCGGGCGCAAGTTCTCCGACGCCGAGGTGCAGCGGATGCGCGAATCCGCCGCCTACAGCATCGTCGGGGCCGACAACGGGGACGCCAGGGTGCGCGTCCGCGGCCGCGACTACTCGCCTCCCGAGATCTCGGCCATCGTGCTGACCAAGATGAAGGAGATCGCGGAGGCCTACCTCGGGGAGACGGTGACCGACGCGGTGATCACGGTGCCTGCGTACTTCGACGATGCGCAGCGACAGGCCACGAAGGACGCTGGCCGCATCGCGGGCCTCAACGTGCTGCGGATCATCAACGAGCCGACCGCCGCGGCCCTGGCCTACGGCTTCCAGGAGGGGAAGGCGGAGCGGGTGGCCGTCTACGACCTCGGGGGCGGAACCTTCGATATCTCGATCCTGGAGCTCAAGAGCGGCGTCTTCGAGGTCAAGGCCACGAGCGGCGACACCTTCCTCGGCGGCGAGGACTTCGACGCGCGCATCATCGACCACCTGGCGGAGGTCTTCTCCAAGGTGAACGAGGGGCTCGACCTGCGGCGCGACAAGATGGCGCTGCAGCGGCTGCGAGAGGCGGCGGAGAAAGCCAAGCACGAGCTCTCGGCGGCCCTGGAGACGGACGTCAACCTGCCCTTCATCGCCGCCAGCGGTACGGGGACGCCGTTGCACCTCACGACCTCGTTGACCCGCGCGAAGCTCGAGTCCCTCACCGACGACCTGGTGGAACGGACCCTCGAGCCCTGCCGCGTCGCGCTCAAGGACGCGGGCGTGACGGTGAAGGACGTTCAGGAGGTGATCCTGGTCGGAGGGCAGACGCGCATGCCCCGCGTCCAGGAGCGGGCGGCAGAATTCTTCGGCCGCAAGCCCAACAAGCGCGTCGACCCCGACGAGGTCGTGGCGATCGGGGCGGCGATCCAGAGCGGCGTCATCCGGGGCGAGGTGCAGGAGGTGCTGCTCCTCGACGTCACCCCGCTGAGCCTCGGCGTGGAGACGGCCGGGGGAGTCTTCACGCGACTCATTCCCAAGAACACCACCATCCCGACGCGCAAGTCGGAAATCTTCTCGACCGCCGTAGACAACCAGCCGCTCGTCAACGTGCACGTCCTGCAGGGGGAGCGGGAGATGGCCTCGGACAACAAGAGCCTGGCCCACTTCCAGCTCCTCGGGATCCCGCCCGCGCCGCGCGGGGTGCCGCAGATCCAGGTCACCTTCGATCTGGACGCGAACGGCATCGTGAACGTGGGGGCGAAGGACCTCGGGTCGGGCAAGGAGCAGAGCGTGCGGGTGGTCCCCACGAGCGGCCTCACCGAGGCGGAGATCCAGCGCATCATTGGCGAGGCCGAGAGCCACAAGGAGGAGGACGTGCGCAAGAAGGAGGTGGCCGACCTCCGCAACGCCGCCGAGACGCTGATCTATACCACCGAGGGAGCGGTGCGCGAGTACAGCGACATGCTCAGCGCGACCGACCTCTCGGACATCCAGCAGGACCTCGTCCGATGCAAGGAGATGCTCGCCCGCGGCTCGACGGAGGAGCTCCGCAAAGCCATCGAACAGCTCCAGGATTCCTCGTACCGCTTCGCGGCGGTGATGTACGACGAGAAGGGGGGCGGTGCCTCGGAAGGGGCCTGA
- a CDS encoding DnaJ domain-containing protein — MIPDSLPDHYQVLGVPRGATLEQIKAAYRRKALRLHPDKNASPEAEERFKRCSEAYSVLADATKRAAYDARTQFDHVPESVSDLLNELLGPLRRRRNGRDLRYELELTLEEVAHGARKRISFPVTEVCGACVGRGAAPGGAEACPSCQGRGDLRSGFLSLPKPCPRCGGQGIRVTRACRSCDGVGRVEREKDFVVELAPGTRAGEIRRVPGEGEPGAFGGRAGDLFVTMRHAPHPFLQAQGADVVLELPVSVSTAAVGGTEEVPTLDGPVRLRVPPGTQPGRLLRLRGKGLLDGARRGDQIVKVVVEIPHELTDEQRELLLRVDALSGAEATPRRQAYVQKLRERADGR, encoded by the coding sequence GTGATCCCGGACTCCCTTCCCGACCACTACCAGGTGCTGGGCGTCCCGCGGGGGGCGACGCTCGAACAGATCAAGGCCGCGTATCGCCGCAAGGCGCTGCGGCTCCACCCCGACAAGAACGCCTCGCCCGAGGCGGAGGAGCGCTTCAAGCGCTGCAGCGAAGCCTACTCGGTGCTCGCGGATGCGACCAAGCGGGCAGCCTACGACGCGCGGACGCAGTTCGACCACGTTCCGGAGAGCGTCTCGGACCTGCTGAACGAGCTCCTCGGGCCGCTCCGCAGGCGGCGAAACGGACGCGACCTGCGCTACGAGCTGGAGCTGACTCTCGAGGAGGTGGCGCACGGGGCGCGCAAGCGCATCTCGTTTCCCGTGACGGAGGTTTGCGGCGCATGCGTCGGCCGCGGGGCAGCGCCGGGTGGTGCGGAAGCCTGCCCGAGCTGTCAGGGCCGAGGGGACCTGCGCTCCGGCTTCCTCTCGCTGCCGAAACCCTGTCCCCGCTGCGGCGGGCAAGGGATCCGCGTCACGCGGGCCTGCAGGTCGTGCGACGGCGTGGGGCGCGTCGAGCGGGAGAAGGACTTCGTGGTGGAGCTTGCCCCTGGTACCCGCGCGGGAGAGATCCGGCGCGTGCCGGGGGAGGGGGAGCCGGGCGCCTTCGGCGGGCGGGCCGGGGACCTGTTCGTGACGATGCGACACGCTCCGCACCCCTTCTTGCAGGCCCAGGGGGCCGACGTGGTGCTCGAGCTGCCCGTGAGTGTGAGCACCGCGGCCGTCGGAGGAACCGAAGAGGTCCCGACGCTCGATGGCCCCGTGCGCCTGCGAGTTCCCCCCGGAACGCAGCCTGGGCGGCTGCTCCGACTGCGCGGCAAGGGGCTGCTCGACGGCGCGCGCCGGGGCGATCAGATCGTGAAGGTGGTGGTGGAGATTCCGCACGAGCTGACCGACGAGCAGCGAGAGCTCCTCCTGCGCGTCGACGCGCTCAGCGGCGCCGAAGCGACGCCTCGGCGGCAGGCCTACGTGCAGAAGCTTCGCGAGCGTGCCGATGGACGGTGA
- a CDS encoding site-2 protease family protein, which produces MDGDSHPADDPRRHRYALHLLLFAATCVTTTWAGALYVHPEALALPARQVLPLLWDGWPFSLSLLAILMTHEMGHYVLARYHRVDVSLPYFIPLPFGMIGTMGAVIRMRGAIASRNALVDVGAAGPLAGLVVALPILAYGIHLSPVKPVGPGFLEGNSILYLALKLLIKGQVLPGGGLDVALHPVAWAGWVGLLVTMINLLPIGQLDGGHVAFAYFGARHDRASRWLHLGLLPLAVGASAFAIYELSRKAILRTALLLGVAAGLPWFVWWVLLTLMRRFSGGVYHPPVGEDALTPGRRRVCLLIGLVFLLILTPIPLRRTL; this is translated from the coding sequence ATGGACGGTGACTCGCATCCCGCTGACGATCCTCGCCGGCATCGCTACGCGCTGCACCTGCTCCTCTTCGCGGCCACCTGCGTCACCACTACCTGGGCCGGCGCCCTCTACGTCCACCCCGAGGCGCTCGCGCTCCCGGCGCGCCAGGTGTTGCCGCTCCTCTGGGACGGCTGGCCGTTCTCCCTCTCGCTGCTCGCCATCCTCATGACCCACGAGATGGGCCACTACGTGCTCGCGCGCTACCACCGGGTGGACGTGAGCCTGCCCTACTTCATTCCGCTGCCCTTCGGCATGATCGGCACCATGGGAGCCGTGATCCGCATGCGCGGGGCGATCGCCTCCCGCAACGCGCTCGTCGACGTGGGCGCGGCGGGTCCGCTCGCGGGCCTCGTGGTGGCCCTTCCGATCCTGGCCTATGGCATCCACCTCTCGCCCGTGAAGCCCGTCGGTCCGGGCTTTCTGGAGGGCAACTCGATTCTCTATCTGGCGCTGAAGCTGCTCATCAAGGGGCAGGTGCTCCCCGGCGGCGGTCTCGACGTGGCGCTGCACCCGGTGGCCTGGGCCGGCTGGGTGGGGCTGCTCGTCACGATGATCAATCTCCTCCCCATCGGCCAGCTCGATGGGGGTCACGTGGCCTTCGCCTATTTCGGAGCGCGTCACGACCGCGCCTCGCGCTGGCTGCACCTCGGACTCTTGCCGCTCGCCGTGGGGGCCAGCGCCTTCGCCATCTACGAACTCTCCCGCAAGGCCATTCTGCGGACCGCTCTGCTCCTCGGGGTAGCGGCGGGGCTGCCGTGGTTCGTGTGGTGGGTCTTGCTCACGCTCATGCGGCGCTTCTCGGGCGGGGTCTACCATCCCCCGGTGGGGGAGGACGCGCTCACGCCGGGGCGTCGCCGGGTGTGCCTGCTCATCGGGCTGGTCTTCCTGCTCATCCTCACGCCGATCCCCCTCCGTCGGACCCTCTGA
- a CDS encoding PocR ligand-binding domain-containing protein, with protein sequence MEGPSLLEQPVTLAEILDQDSLQRVCMTFSRLFGTGLAVADGRGQVLVDVPAEYGYCRRIAALPAGAKVCCSFDRLAHPSDPSGPRGTPDERCICGLNYALLPITHQGVLLGRLIYGPYRPEGLAELPSEVEELLRPDGTASDEGSRPALVAELGRLPTHPRSQVERNLGAVGEVLSVIVQNGYARHLTSQIHIAAIQDAYNELTEKNRRLADSVEKLKELDKLKSNFLATVSHELRTPLTSVIGYSEMLLEGLAGPLAPEQRDYVQTIMEKGDQLLQIISEILDISKIETGNVQLACERVDVADLLRQVSDAMMPQARRKGLLLQYEAAPALPMILADRAKTRQVLLNLVSNAVKFTTEGGEIRVSAATGELKLDQIAAGGLPAVEIRVRDTGVGVPPEARERIFEAFYQLDSSSTREFGGTGLGLSIVKHFVEAHGGKVWVEQPEGKGSIFVVQLPLRPPKGTPAEKGLRRGQLVG encoded by the coding sequence ATGGAAGGCCCCTCCCTCCTCGAACAACCGGTCACACTCGCCGAGATCCTGGACCAGGATTCCCTGCAAAGGGTCTGCATGACCTTTTCGCGCCTCTTCGGCACCGGACTCGCCGTGGCCGATGGTCGCGGGCAGGTGCTGGTGGACGTGCCCGCCGAGTACGGCTACTGCCGCCGCATCGCGGCGCTTCCGGCCGGTGCGAAGGTCTGCTGCTCGTTCGACCGGCTGGCGCACCCGTCGGACCCCTCCGGCCCGCGAGGGACTCCCGACGAACGGTGCATCTGCGGCCTGAACTACGCGCTCCTGCCGATCACGCACCAGGGCGTGCTCCTCGGCCGGCTGATCTACGGGCCGTATCGCCCGGAGGGGCTGGCGGAGCTGCCGAGCGAGGTCGAGGAGCTGCTCCGACCCGACGGCACGGCCTCCGACGAGGGGTCCCGGCCGGCGCTGGTCGCGGAGCTGGGGCGTCTGCCGACTCACCCGCGGTCGCAGGTCGAGCGGAATCTGGGCGCGGTCGGAGAGGTCCTCTCGGTAATCGTGCAGAACGGGTACGCGCGGCACCTGACGTCGCAGATCCACATCGCGGCGATCCAGGACGCGTACAACGAACTCACGGAAAAGAACCGACGCCTGGCCGATTCTGTCGAGAAGCTGAAGGAGCTCGACAAGCTCAAGAGCAACTTCCTCGCCACCGTCAGCCACGAGCTTCGCACGCCCCTGACATCGGTTATCGGGTACAGCGAGATGCTCCTCGAGGGGCTCGCCGGGCCGCTCGCGCCCGAGCAACGCGACTACGTGCAGACGATCATGGAGAAGGGGGACCAGCTCCTTCAGATCATCAGCGAGATCCTCGACATCTCCAAGATCGAGACCGGCAACGTGCAGCTGGCCTGCGAGCGGGTGGACGTCGCGGACCTGCTGCGCCAGGTCAGCGACGCGATGATGCCCCAGGCCCGACGCAAGGGGCTTCTCCTGCAGTACGAGGCCGCGCCGGCGCTCCCGATGATCCTGGCCGACCGCGCCAAGACGCGTCAGGTGCTCCTCAATCTGGTGAGCAACGCCGTCAAGTTCACCACCGAGGGGGGAGAGATCCGGGTCTCGGCGGCGACGGGGGAGTTGAAGCTCGACCAGATCGCGGCTGGAGGCCTGCCCGCCGTCGAGATCCGCGTTCGCGACACGGGCGTCGGCGTTCCGCCCGAGGCGCGGGAGCGCATCTTCGAGGCCTTCTATCAGCTCGACAGCTCCTCCACGCGCGAGTTCGGCGGGACCGGGCTCGGTCTCTCCATCGTGAAGCACTTCGTCGAGGCGCACGGGGGGAAGGTGTGGGTCGAGCAGCCAGAGGGGAAGGGGTCGATCTTCGTCGTCCAGCTGCCGCTCAGGCCGCCAAAGGGCACGCCGGCCGAGAAGGGCCTCCGGCGCGGGCAACTCGTCGGGTGA
- a CDS encoding HlyC/CorC family transporter translates to MDAEIILRLLLFFVLITLSAFFSGSETALFSMGPVQLMRLREEGHPRAALLAQLLGQPRRLIATIFIGNEFVNIAASALMAAVTDRYLHARGHVVVTVVSTSVAVVLILMLGEITPKNVAARLGQRWAVVAARPIWLLALVMAPLRWIIERIADAVVRLVGEARPPEPRGVGEEEFRTMVDEVVRGGEIRESERKLIHNVFEFGDRRVKDVMTPAARVFMLSYNLPLNRMLEEVRRGRYSRIPIYQGNRDRIVGVLYAKDLVAVAHGIERESHRRLQDLLHPGYFIPKATKCEQLFREFRKRRTHQALVVDEYGRFAGLVTMEDLLEELFGEIKDEKDLPPPTGEVRIVPP, encoded by the coding sequence ATGGACGCCGAGATCATCCTCCGACTGCTGCTCTTCTTCGTGCTCATCACGCTCTCCGCCTTCTTCTCGGGCTCCGAGACGGCGCTCTTCTCGATGGGACCGGTCCAGCTCATGCGCCTGCGCGAGGAGGGGCACCCCCGCGCCGCGTTACTCGCGCAGCTCCTGGGTCAGCCGCGGCGGCTCATCGCAACAATCTTCATCGGTAACGAGTTCGTGAATATCGCCGCCTCGGCGCTCATGGCCGCGGTGACCGACAGGTACCTCCACGCGCGGGGTCACGTGGTCGTCACCGTGGTCTCTACCAGCGTCGCGGTGGTGCTGATCCTCATGCTCGGAGAGATCACCCCCAAGAACGTCGCCGCGCGCCTCGGTCAGCGGTGGGCGGTGGTGGCCGCGCGCCCGATCTGGCTCCTCGCGCTCGTGATGGCGCCCCTGCGGTGGATCATCGAGCGCATCGCCGATGCGGTGGTGCGCCTCGTCGGAGAGGCCCGGCCGCCCGAGCCCCGGGGCGTCGGCGAGGAGGAGTTCCGCACCATGGTCGACGAGGTGGTGCGTGGGGGCGAGATCCGCGAGAGCGAGCGGAAGCTCATCCACAACGTCTTCGAGTTCGGGGACCGCCGCGTGAAGGACGTGATGACGCCGGCCGCGCGCGTCTTCATGCTCAGCTACAACCTGCCCCTTAACCGGATGCTCGAGGAGGTTCGTCGCGGGCGCTACAGCCGGATCCCCATCTACCAGGGCAACCGAGACCGCATCGTGGGGGTCCTCTACGCCAAGGACCTCGTCGCCGTGGCGCACGGTATCGAGCGCGAGAGCCATCGGCGCCTCCAGGATCTGCTGCACCCCGGCTACTTCATCCCGAAGGCCACGAAGTGCGAGCAGCTCTTTCGCGAGTTCCGCAAGCGCCGCACCCACCAGGCGCTCGTGGTGGACGAGTACGGCCGATTCGCGGGGCTGGTCACGATGGAGGACCTGCTCGAGGAGCTCTTCGGCGAGATCAAGGACGAGAAGGATCTTCCCCCTCCGACGGGGGAGGTGCGGATCGTCCCGCCATGA
- a CDS encoding HlyC/CorC family transporter — translation MTVTIVVLAVCLLLEAFFSGGELALISADRVKLRHHAEGRGRRGAMILRFLNDPGQLISTSLVGTNICVVLSTAMATVELLPRYPGQAELLSLGVMMPLVLVFGEIVPKSICHHYADVLAPPLIYVFSGFRLLFLPAVVAGSAFSRFLMRRMKLDPQRSLMSREELRLLIQLPNRQGADPITPEERQLIANIFEFSDTRARDVMLPLSEVTAVSLGASISDVAREIADKGHTRLPVYRERVDQIEGIVHGFDILRAATTASLPELCRAAIFIPENQPVVDTLVRLQREGQGMAIVVDEYGGATGVVTIEDIIEEIVGDIQDEYDDEGAQLIRKEPGGAFRVLGRAPVQRLNDAAKLQLPTDEDYETVAGLVLDRLKRIPSAGEQLTVGTTQITVLSVTERAVEEVRVQPLRKKPAK, via the coding sequence ATGACGGTCACCATCGTCGTCCTGGCGGTCTGCCTGCTCCTCGAGGCCTTCTTCTCGGGTGGAGAGCTCGCGCTCATCTCCGCCGACCGGGTGAAGCTCCGCCACCACGCGGAGGGACGCGGGCGTCGCGGGGCCATGATCCTCCGCTTCCTGAACGACCCGGGGCAGCTCATCTCCACCTCGCTCGTCGGAACCAACATTTGCGTCGTCCTGAGCACGGCGATGGCCACGGTGGAGCTCCTGCCGCGCTATCCCGGGCAGGCCGAGCTGCTCTCTCTCGGGGTCATGATGCCCCTCGTGCTGGTCTTCGGCGAGATCGTGCCGAAGAGCATCTGCCACCACTACGCCGACGTGCTGGCGCCTCCACTCATCTACGTCTTCTCTGGCTTCCGACTGCTCTTCCTACCGGCGGTGGTGGCGGGGAGCGCCTTCAGCCGCTTCCTGATGCGGCGTATGAAGCTCGACCCGCAGCGCTCGCTGATGAGCCGCGAGGAGTTGCGCCTTTTGATCCAGCTGCCGAACCGGCAGGGGGCGGATCCCATCACGCCCGAGGAACGCCAGCTCATCGCCAACATCTTCGAGTTCTCGGATACCCGGGCGCGCGACGTGATGCTCCCGCTGAGCGAGGTCACGGCCGTGTCGCTCGGCGCGTCGATCTCCGACGTGGCGCGGGAGATCGCCGACAAGGGACACACACGGCTGCCGGTCTATCGGGAGCGCGTCGACCAGATCGAGGGGATCGTCCACGGTTTCGACATCCTGCGCGCCGCGACCACGGCGTCCCTGCCCGAGCTCTGTCGGGCGGCGATCTTCATCCCGGAGAACCAGCCCGTGGTGGACACGCTCGTGCGCTTGCAGCGCGAGGGGCAGGGGATGGCCATCGTGGTGGACGAGTACGGCGGTGCGACGGGGGTGGTGACCATCGAGGACATCATCGAGGAGATCGTCGGCGACATCCAGGACGAGTACGACGACGAGGGCGCGCAGCTGATCCGCAAGGAGCCCGGCGGGGCTTTCCGCGTGCTCGGCCGCGCGCCCGTGCAGCGCCTGAACGATGCGGCGAAGCTCCAGCTTCCGACGGACGAGGACTACGAGACGGTGGCCGGGCTCGTGCTCGATCGGTTGAAGCGCATTCCGAGCGCAGGAGAGCAGCTCACCGTGGGGACGACGCAGATCACGGTGCTCAGCGTGACCGAGCGTGCGGTGGAGGAGGTCCGGGTGCAACCCCTGCGCAAGAAGCCGGCGAAGTAG
- the larC gene encoding nickel pincer cofactor biosynthesis protein LarC gives MRSLEQGRHLYLDCFAGIAGDMFLGAALDLGVPEEVIRGGLAGLPLSGYELVVGRRQHLGISGCDVQVRVGGGRHEHRRHDEHPHEHPHEHPHEHPHEHPHEHPHEHPHEHPHELQPGGGGHAHRSYREIRTLLAASSLSSPVKALAERIFERVGRAEAKMHELPLDEVTFHEVGAIDSIVDIVGAALAVDYLRPSRVSSRAVPVGRGFTRCAHGRLPVPSPAALEILRGLPIADGGAELELCTPTGAAIVATLAESFGGIPSGRLAGVGYGAGDASLPDRPNHLRLLLIDDQVREAAETEMLVVEANLDDMTPEWSAYVAERLFAAGAVDVWYTSIMMKKGRPGLTLSALCAGGQLAAVEQTLLTESTTIGLRRYPVSRQTLARRSRTVSTAYGVIEVKEALEGDRVVNAAPEFEVCRQAAAAHGVPLKEVYAAALAAYRGVYPPPRGAGR, from the coding sequence ATGCGGTCGCTCGAGCAAGGACGGCATCTGTATCTGGACTGCTTTGCCGGGATTGCGGGGGACATGTTCCTCGGGGCGGCGCTCGACCTCGGGGTGCCCGAGGAGGTGATCCGGGGAGGGTTGGCGGGTCTGCCTCTCTCCGGCTACGAGCTCGTCGTCGGGCGGAGGCAGCATCTCGGGATCTCCGGGTGCGACGTGCAAGTGCGCGTGGGGGGCGGGAGGCACGAGCATCGGCGTCACGATGAACACCCGCACGAACATCCGCACGAACATCCGCACGAACATCCGCACGAACATCCGCACGAACATCCGCACGAACATCCGCACGAACATCCGCACGAACTCCAGCCCGGAGGGGGAGGGCACGCGCATCGCAGCTATAGGGAGATCAGGACGCTGCTGGCTGCCTCGAGCCTGAGCTCCCCGGTGAAGGCCCTCGCCGAGAGGATCTTCGAGCGAGTGGGGCGGGCCGAGGCGAAGATGCACGAGCTTCCCCTCGACGAGGTGACCTTTCACGAGGTCGGGGCCATCGATTCGATCGTGGATATCGTGGGCGCGGCGCTGGCCGTGGACTACCTCCGGCCCTCGCGCGTCAGCTCCCGCGCGGTGCCGGTGGGCAGGGGGTTCACGCGCTGTGCGCACGGGCGACTCCCGGTCCCCTCGCCCGCGGCCCTCGAGATCTTGCGAGGGCTTCCCATCGCGGACGGAGGGGCGGAGCTCGAGCTCTGCACGCCCACGGGAGCGGCCATTGTGGCGACGTTGGCCGAAAGCTTCGGTGGCATTCCGAGCGGACGGCTCGCGGGCGTGGGCTACGGCGCGGGGGATGCGTCGCTCCCGGATCGTCCGAATCACCTCCGACTGCTGCTGATAGACGACCAGGTGAGGGAGGCGGCGGAGACGGAGATGCTGGTCGTGGAGGCCAACCTGGACGACATGACCCCGGAGTGGTCGGCCTATGTGGCGGAGCGGCTCTTTGCTGCGGGGGCCGTGGACGTGTGGTACACGTCCATCATGATGAAGAAGGGGCGGCCCGGTCTCACCCTTTCCGCCCTCTGCGCGGGGGGGCAGCTGGCCGCGGTGGAGCAAACGCTGCTCACCGAGTCCACCACCATCGGGCTCCGTCGATATCCGGTCTCGCGGCAGACTCTGGCCCGTCGCTCTCGTACCGTCTCGACGGCCTACGGCGTGATCGAGGTGAAGGAGGCGCTGGAGGGGGACCGCGTCGTCAACGCTGCGCCGGAGTTCGAGGTGTGTCGCCAGGCCGCCGCGGCGCACGGAGTGCCGCTCAAGGAGGTCTACGCGGCCGCCCTGGCCGCCTACCGCGGGGTCTACCCTCCACCGCGGGGGGCCGGACGGTGA
- a CDS encoding PAS domain S-box protein, with translation MRKVSVLLVGLEPELDDVRAHLCELGLGVVRVDAIADFQGGFPSVCVVSGRQMGEVSRSLAGRSQVEPPPPVLALCPGGGAEELLQALRAGADDALPWPAGRDLVSDRIAALAERGEIEAEGARRRVHAQVLLALASMLDTTVEFEEVLHEALLRLVEVTGASLAEVFVGGEDPGVLFLLGSSDDATVAKLPVPAARAPEAAALLRGGIDAREAGVGTPSASGAVVAAVPLVDDGSCFGALRCEWVDGMSPGEPVQELLRGTGAVLAPRLRASDLYRSLHERTRRVAVVSSEPPSRPTVLHKYEEFFQRAFDGIVVLDGEMKVLYVNPAGEQITGYARDGLVSRSFCDVLVPDDRIVLADVLSGARESRGGQTFDLGLVTTSGDPIRVSVSLSALLTEDEVLVLSFRDVTEARALSEELRTTKEFLERLIDSTVDAIIATDVDGRVVLFNAGAERIFGLQPEEVVGKFAFRDLFPEGTAEYVLEELRSAEGGEVGRMEGSRREILNVDKELVPVSVSASLIYEGGEEVGVVGIISDLRERLRIERRLVQAQEKLLESEKQALIAELAGTTAHELNQPLTSVMGYAELLKKRVAEDDSNRRAIDIILKEAERMAEIVRKIGKITRYETKDYVGSTQILDLDKSSR, from the coding sequence GTGAGAAAGGTCTCGGTGCTGCTCGTCGGGCTCGAGCCGGAGCTCGACGATGTGCGCGCTCACCTCTGCGAGCTGGGGCTGGGGGTCGTCCGCGTGGACGCGATCGCCGACTTCCAGGGGGGCTTTCCCTCGGTGTGCGTGGTCAGCGGTCGGCAGATGGGCGAGGTCTCTCGCAGCCTCGCCGGCCGATCGCAGGTGGAACCGCCGCCGCCGGTTCTCGCGCTTTGCCCGGGTGGCGGCGCGGAGGAGCTGCTACAAGCCCTGCGGGCGGGGGCGGACGACGCGCTCCCCTGGCCCGCCGGTCGCGACCTCGTGTCGGATCGCATCGCGGCGCTGGCGGAGCGCGGCGAGATCGAGGCGGAAGGGGCTCGTCGACGGGTCCACGCCCAGGTGCTACTCGCGCTGGCCTCGATGCTCGACACCACCGTGGAATTCGAGGAGGTGTTGCACGAGGCGCTCCTGCGGCTGGTCGAGGTTACGGGTGCGAGCCTGGCGGAGGTGTTCGTCGGCGGAGAGGACCCCGGAGTCCTCTTCCTGCTCGGCAGCAGTGACGATGCGACCGTGGCGAAGCTCCCGGTGCCGGCCGCCCGTGCGCCGGAGGCGGCCGCCCTCCTGCGCGGCGGCATCGATGCGCGAGAGGCGGGGGTGGGGACCCCCTCGGCCTCGGGCGCAGTCGTTGCGGCCGTACCGCTCGTCGACGATGGATCCTGCTTCGGCGCGCTGCGCTGCGAGTGGGTAGACGGGATGTCGCCCGGGGAGCCCGTGCAGGAGCTCTTGCGCGGGACGGGCGCCGTCCTGGCACCGCGGCTGCGCGCGTCGGATCTCTATCGGTCCCTGCACGAGCGCACGCGACGCGTGGCGGTGGTCTCGTCGGAGCCGCCGAGCCGTCCGACCGTGCTGCACAAGTACGAGGAGTTCTTCCAGCGCGCCTTCGATGGCATCGTCGTGCTGGACGGCGAGATGAAGGTGCTCTACGTGAACCCGGCGGGTGAGCAGATCACCGGGTACGCGCGGGACGGCCTGGTGTCGCGCTCCTTCTGCGACGTCCTCGTCCCCGACGATCGGATCGTCCTGGCGGACGTGCTGTCGGGGGCGCGCGAGAGCCGCGGGGGCCAGACCTTCGACCTGGGGCTCGTGACGACGAGCGGCGATCCCATCCGGGTGTCCGTTTCGTTGAGTGCGCTCCTGACGGAGGACGAAGTGCTCGTGCTGAGCTTTCGCGACGTCACGGAGGCTCGGGCGCTGTCGGAGGAGCTTCGCACGACCAAGGAGTTCCTCGAGCGGCTGATCGACAGCACCGTGGACGCGATCATCGCCACGGACGTGGATGGGCGCGTCGTGCTCTTCAACGCGGGGGCGGAGCGCATCTTCGGACTGCAGCCGGAGGAGGTCGTGGGCAAGTTCGCCTTTCGGGACCTCTTCCCGGAGGGGACCGCGGAGTACGTCCTCGAAGAGCTCCGGAGCGCCGAGGGGGGAGAGGTAGGCCGCATGGAGGGGAGCCGCCGCGAGATCCTGAACGTGGACAAGGAGCTCGTCCCCGTGAGCGTGAGCGCCAGCCTGATCTACGAAGGGGGCGAGGAGGTTGGCGTCGTGGGAATCATCAGCGACCTCCGCGAGCGCTTGCGCATCGAGAGGCGCCTCGTTCAGGCGCAGGAGAAGCTGCTCGAGTCCGAGAAGCAGGCGCTGATTGCTGAGCTCGCTGGAACCACGGCCCACGAGCTGAACCAGCCGCTCACCTCCGTCATGGGCTACGCCGAGCTGCTCAAGAAGCGCGTGGCCGAGGACGACTCGAATCGGCGAGCGATCGACATCATCCTGAAGGAGGCGGAGCGGATGGCGGAGATCGTGCGGAAGATCGGCAAGATCACGAGATACGAAACCAAGGACTACGTCGGCAGCACGCAGATCCTCGACCTGGACAAGTCATCGCGCTGA